Proteins encoded in a region of the Drosophila sechellia strain sech25 chromosome 2L, ASM438219v1, whole genome shotgun sequence genome:
- the LOC116801120 gene encoding protein Daple isoform X1, giving the protein MNTGNSSTDCPHRQQLEHTLLHCQTESDLLQATRDNYLSIIDEFKRDLEELTEQVEQQQQQLQQSSLASQSCPEPELHFVAPSRINCELEIQNEHLSCQVEGLQENLKDRDNQISQLQTMINSYSDFSENNRLKEEMHVLKQKNCDLSRQLRELPSLLKTQEDQSVELCTKYESLMASFEDQCQELKGAKRKAQSLQTRLDQVEQLQNELRTERKILREEVIALKEKEAVSAGRDRALQEQQKSAQLEMEKMRDLVRKMQGHLQLDDIRHRESIQRMNETTESLREELRIISENCQQMQIRLNQQTEVNQQQEQIIDSFRKWKDAQVRADEAMRHCAKRAEEHIHMLLEENRTLAEDYRNLFRDYKLLETEIKRVKQAVNCASSSAINCPPPTSGGLANPEAGNDMARRLQNLTSTSQRIFNQNQTISDQYCNLLISGSPAGIGQPVAQSILRRTRSSEGQS; this is encoded by the exons ATG AACACAGGCAACAGCTCCACCGATTGCCCCCACCGCCAGCAGTTGGAGCACACGCTGCTCCACTGCCAGACCGAGTCGGATCTGCTGCAGGCCACCCGGGATAATTACCTCAGCATCATCGATGAGTTCAAAAGGGATCTCGAGGAGCTGACCGAACaggtggagcagcagcagcagcagctgcagcagagCTCACTAGCCAGCCAATCCTGCCCAGAGCCCGAGCTCCACTTCGTCGCTCCGTCACGGATCAACTGTGAACTGGAGATACAA AACGAACACCTTTCCTGCCAAGTCGAGGGACTGCAGGAAAATCTAAAGGATCGAGATAACCAGATTAGCCAGCTGCAGACCATGATCAATAGCTACTCCGATTTCAGCGAGAACAATCGGCTCAAAGAAGAGATGCATGTCCTCAAACAGAAGAATT GTGATCTATCCCGCCAACTGCGGGAACTCCCTTCCCTGCTGAAAACCCAAGAAGATCAAAGCGTGGAGCTCTGCACGAAGTACGAAAGCCTGATGGCCAGCTTCGAGGATCAGTGCCAGGAGCTCAAGGGCGCCAAGAGGAAAGCGCAGAGCCTGCAAACGCGACTGGATCAGGTGGAGCAGCTGCAGAATGAGCTGAGAACAGAG CGCAAAATCCTGCGAGAGGAGGTGATCGCTTTGAAGGAGAAGGAGGCTGTGTCCGCGGGACGTGATCGGGCACTTCAAGAGCAACAAAAGAGTGCCCAGTTGGAGATGGAGAAGATGCGCGATCTTGTTCGGAAAATGCAGGGCCATCTGCAGCTGGATGACATCCGGCATCGCGAAAGTATCCAGCGGATGAACGAGACAACTGAGTCTCTGCGGGAGGAGTTGCGCATCATTTCGGAAAATTGCCAGCAAATGCAGATCCGCCTAAA CCAACAGACCGAAGTTaaccagcagcaggagcagattATCGACTCCTTTCGAAAATGGAAGGATGCCCAGGTTAGAGCCGATGAGGCGATGCGTCATTGCGCCAAGCGGGCCGAGGAACACATCCACATGCTGTTGGAAGAAAACCGGACGTTGGCCGAGGATTATCGCAATCTATTCCGGGACTACAAGCTTTTGGAGACGGAGATAAAGAGAGTTAAGCAGGCTGTCAACTGCGCGTCCAGTTCCGCGATAAATTGTCCACCTCCGACAAGTGGCGGTCTGGCCAATCCCGAGGCAGGGAACGAT ATGGCCAGGCGATTGCAGAACTTGACCAGCACCTCCCAGCGGATTTTTAACCAGAATCAGACTATAAGCGATCAGTACTGCAACCTATTGATCTCAGGAAGTCCAGCTGGAATTGGGCAACCAGTGGCCCAATCCATATTGCGGCGTACTCGATCGTCAGAGGGTCAGTCGTAG
- the LOC116801120 gene encoding protein Daple isoform X2, with the protein MNTGNSSTDCPHRQQLEHTLLHCQTESDLLQATRDNYLSIIDEFKRDLEELTEQVEQQQQQLQQSSLASQSCPEPELHFVAPSRINCELEIQNEHLSCQVEGLQENLKDRDNQISQLQTMINSYSDFSENNRLKEEMHVLKQKNCDLSRQLRELPSLLKTQEDQSVELCTKYESLMASFEDQCQELKGAKRKAQSLQTRLDQVEQLQNELRTERKILREEVIALKEKEAVSAGRDRALQEQQKSAQLEMEKMRDLVRKMQGHLQLDDIRHRESIQRMNETTESLREELRIISENCQQMQIRLNQQTEVNQQQEQIIDSFRKWKDAQVRADEAMRHCAKRAEEHIHMLLEENRTLAEDYRNLFRDYKLLETEIKRVKQAVNCASSSAINCPPPTSGGLANPEAGNDPVPNFAELDNHWTSKTGSWN; encoded by the exons ATG AACACAGGCAACAGCTCCACCGATTGCCCCCACCGCCAGCAGTTGGAGCACACGCTGCTCCACTGCCAGACCGAGTCGGATCTGCTGCAGGCCACCCGGGATAATTACCTCAGCATCATCGATGAGTTCAAAAGGGATCTCGAGGAGCTGACCGAACaggtggagcagcagcagcagcagctgcagcagagCTCACTAGCCAGCCAATCCTGCCCAGAGCCCGAGCTCCACTTCGTCGCTCCGTCACGGATCAACTGTGAACTGGAGATACAA AACGAACACCTTTCCTGCCAAGTCGAGGGACTGCAGGAAAATCTAAAGGATCGAGATAACCAGATTAGCCAGCTGCAGACCATGATCAATAGCTACTCCGATTTCAGCGAGAACAATCGGCTCAAAGAAGAGATGCATGTCCTCAAACAGAAGAATT GTGATCTATCCCGCCAACTGCGGGAACTCCCTTCCCTGCTGAAAACCCAAGAAGATCAAAGCGTGGAGCTCTGCACGAAGTACGAAAGCCTGATGGCCAGCTTCGAGGATCAGTGCCAGGAGCTCAAGGGCGCCAAGAGGAAAGCGCAGAGCCTGCAAACGCGACTGGATCAGGTGGAGCAGCTGCAGAATGAGCTGAGAACAGAG CGCAAAATCCTGCGAGAGGAGGTGATCGCTTTGAAGGAGAAGGAGGCTGTGTCCGCGGGACGTGATCGGGCACTTCAAGAGCAACAAAAGAGTGCCCAGTTGGAGATGGAGAAGATGCGCGATCTTGTTCGGAAAATGCAGGGCCATCTGCAGCTGGATGACATCCGGCATCGCGAAAGTATCCAGCGGATGAACGAGACAACTGAGTCTCTGCGGGAGGAGTTGCGCATCATTTCGGAAAATTGCCAGCAAATGCAGATCCGCCTAAA CCAACAGACCGAAGTTaaccagcagcaggagcagattATCGACTCCTTTCGAAAATGGAAGGATGCCCAGGTTAGAGCCGATGAGGCGATGCGTCATTGCGCCAAGCGGGCCGAGGAACACATCCACATGCTGTTGGAAGAAAACCGGACGTTGGCCGAGGATTATCGCAATCTATTCCGGGACTACAAGCTTTTGGAGACGGAGATAAAGAGAGTTAAGCAGGCTGTCAACTGCGCGTCCAGTTCCGCGATAAATTGTCCACCTCCGACAAGTGGCGGTCTGGCCAATCCCGAGGCAGGGAACGAT CCTGTTCCAAATTTTGCCGAATTGGATAACCATTGGACTTCTAAAACGGGCAGCTGGaattaa
- the LOC116801120 gene encoding A-kinase anchor protein 9 isoform X3: MNTGNSSTDCPHRQQLEHTLLHCQTESDLLQATRDNYLSIIDEFKRDLEELTEQVEQQQQQLQQSSLASQSCPEPELHFVAPSRINCELEIQNEHLSCQVEGLQENLKDRDNQISQLQTMINSYSDFSENNRLKEEMHVLKQKNCDLSRQLRELPSLLKTQEDQSVELCTKYESLMASFEDQCQELKGAKRKAQSLQTRLDQVEQLQNELRTERKILREEVIALKEKEAVSAGRDRALQEQQKSAQLEMEKMRDLVRKMQGHLQLDDIRHRESIQRMNETTESLREELRIISENCQQMQIRLNCHVLSSRQPTDRS; this comes from the exons ATG AACACAGGCAACAGCTCCACCGATTGCCCCCACCGCCAGCAGTTGGAGCACACGCTGCTCCACTGCCAGACCGAGTCGGATCTGCTGCAGGCCACCCGGGATAATTACCTCAGCATCATCGATGAGTTCAAAAGGGATCTCGAGGAGCTGACCGAACaggtggagcagcagcagcagcagctgcagcagagCTCACTAGCCAGCCAATCCTGCCCAGAGCCCGAGCTCCACTTCGTCGCTCCGTCACGGATCAACTGTGAACTGGAGATACAA AACGAACACCTTTCCTGCCAAGTCGAGGGACTGCAGGAAAATCTAAAGGATCGAGATAACCAGATTAGCCAGCTGCAGACCATGATCAATAGCTACTCCGATTTCAGCGAGAACAATCGGCTCAAAGAAGAGATGCATGTCCTCAAACAGAAGAATT GTGATCTATCCCGCCAACTGCGGGAACTCCCTTCCCTGCTGAAAACCCAAGAAGATCAAAGCGTGGAGCTCTGCACGAAGTACGAAAGCCTGATGGCCAGCTTCGAGGATCAGTGCCAGGAGCTCAAGGGCGCCAAGAGGAAAGCGCAGAGCCTGCAAACGCGACTGGATCAGGTGGAGCAGCTGCAGAATGAGCTGAGAACAGAG CGCAAAATCCTGCGAGAGGAGGTGATCGCTTTGAAGGAGAAGGAGGCTGTGTCCGCGGGACGTGATCGGGCACTTCAAGAGCAACAAAAGAGTGCCCAGTTGGAGATGGAGAAGATGCGCGATCTTGTTCGGAAAATGCAGGGCCATCTGCAGCTGGATGACATCCGGCATCGCGAAAGTATCCAGCGGATGAACGAGACAACTGAGTCTCTGCGGGAGGAGTTGCGCATCATTTCGGAAAATTGCCAGCAAATGCAGATCCGCCTAAA CTGCCATGTTCTCTCTTCCCGCCAGCCAACAGACCGAAGTTaa
- the LOC116801120 gene encoding A-kinase anchor protein 9 isoform X4: protein MNTGNSSTDCPHRQQLEHTLLHCQTESDLLQATRDNYLSIIDEFKRDLEELTEQVEQQQQQLQQSSLASQSCPEPELHFVAPSRINCELEIQNEHLSCQVEGLQENLKDRDNQISQLQTMINSYSDFSENNRLKEEMHVLKQKNCDLSRQLRELPSLLKTQEDQSVELCTKYESLMASFEDQCQELKGAKRKAQSLQTRLDQVEQLQNELRTERKILREEVIALKEKEAVSAGRDRALQEQQKSAQLEMEKMRDLVRKMQGHLQLDDIRHRESIQRMNETTESLREELRIISENCQQMQIRLK, encoded by the exons ATG AACACAGGCAACAGCTCCACCGATTGCCCCCACCGCCAGCAGTTGGAGCACACGCTGCTCCACTGCCAGACCGAGTCGGATCTGCTGCAGGCCACCCGGGATAATTACCTCAGCATCATCGATGAGTTCAAAAGGGATCTCGAGGAGCTGACCGAACaggtggagcagcagcagcagcagctgcagcagagCTCACTAGCCAGCCAATCCTGCCCAGAGCCCGAGCTCCACTTCGTCGCTCCGTCACGGATCAACTGTGAACTGGAGATACAA AACGAACACCTTTCCTGCCAAGTCGAGGGACTGCAGGAAAATCTAAAGGATCGAGATAACCAGATTAGCCAGCTGCAGACCATGATCAATAGCTACTCCGATTTCAGCGAGAACAATCGGCTCAAAGAAGAGATGCATGTCCTCAAACAGAAGAATT GTGATCTATCCCGCCAACTGCGGGAACTCCCTTCCCTGCTGAAAACCCAAGAAGATCAAAGCGTGGAGCTCTGCACGAAGTACGAAAGCCTGATGGCCAGCTTCGAGGATCAGTGCCAGGAGCTCAAGGGCGCCAAGAGGAAAGCGCAGAGCCTGCAAACGCGACTGGATCAGGTGGAGCAGCTGCAGAATGAGCTGAGAACAGAG CGCAAAATCCTGCGAGAGGAGGTGATCGCTTTGAAGGAGAAGGAGGCTGTGTCCGCGGGACGTGATCGGGCACTTCAAGAGCAACAAAAGAGTGCCCAGTTGGAGATGGAGAAGATGCGCGATCTTGTTCGGAAAATGCAGGGCCATCTGCAGCTGGATGACATCCGGCATCGCGAAAGTATCCAGCGGATGAACGAGACAACTGAGTCTCTGCGGGAGGAGTTGCGCATCATTTCGGAAAATTGCCAGCAAATGCAGATCCGCCTAAAGTAG